From Lentisphaera araneosa HTCC2155, the proteins below share one genomic window:
- a CDS encoding carboxy terminal-processing peptidase, translating to MNLKHLSALLLFFTSFSTFAEEDFIASEKERQVTRVVAQLMTHLHYEKKPLDDEMSKAVFDEFFKRLDYSKRIFLKSDYDQFSKYRPFLDDMYLQGDLTFAELFFKRFKQRVQERLDYAEKRLAAGMDLKHGGALSLDRENAEWKESPEELNDLWDRYIENEIINMHIGNLAKQMKKDDDEKKTEEEEAALNEDNGSTEEQVRRRIVFRLKNLLEMERDKFFEMAISMMTGCFDPHSTYFGPKSMEEFEIMMKLSLNGIGATLTNSDGYTKVVRIISGGPADKAKQLKKGDRIIEVQQAGEEPVNVIDMPLSKTISMIRGPKGKVVTLHVLRGGINGVRHVLSIKRDKIDISESAAARSKLFELERDGAMQKVGVIYLPSFYFHPQSKKSCANDVKAEVLKLKEQGMQSLVFDLRDNGGGSLSEVIKMTGFFIKEGPVVQVKDYRGEIDVQKDRSDDVVYGGPLTVLVNQHSASASEIFAAAIQDYERGVVIGSADRTHGKGTVQQVYDLERIQQMKELAKNGFKPGELKFTIAKFYRINGGSTQKMGVIPDIILPHFYDKENGGEASLRHSLKYDTIPRARVNKEVSVNSALDKLRNNSDKRVGKSDDFAELQKELDYYRDRYEDKEISLNQDERISEFKMHYQRSQDRKEVLRRISGRKPKAEEEEDDEVEGLGAFSQDGREEVLLDVYLKEAVEISIDLQIMAQDKNSNLVIR from the coding sequence ATGAACTTAAAACACTTAAGCGCCTTATTATTATTTTTTACTTCCTTTAGCACCTTCGCCGAGGAAGATTTTATTGCCTCTGAGAAAGAGCGCCAAGTGACTCGGGTTGTGGCTCAGTTAATGACTCACCTGCATTATGAGAAAAAACCTCTTGATGATGAAATGAGTAAGGCGGTTTTTGATGAGTTTTTCAAACGCCTCGATTATAGCAAGCGCATTTTTCTTAAATCTGATTACGATCAATTCTCCAAGTACCGCCCTTTTTTAGATGATATGTACCTCCAAGGCGATTTAACTTTTGCCGAACTCTTCTTTAAACGCTTCAAACAACGCGTTCAAGAAAGACTCGATTATGCCGAAAAGCGTTTGGCTGCAGGCATGGACCTTAAACATGGCGGTGCCTTAAGCTTAGATAGAGAAAATGCCGAGTGGAAAGAAAGCCCTGAAGAACTCAATGACCTCTGGGATCGCTATATTGAGAACGAAATCATCAATATGCACATCGGTAACTTAGCCAAGCAAATGAAAAAAGATGATGATGAAAAGAAAACAGAAGAGGAGGAGGCTGCTTTAAACGAAGATAATGGTTCAACTGAAGAGCAGGTACGCAGAAGAATTGTTTTCCGCTTAAAGAACCTCCTAGAAATGGAGAGAGATAAGTTTTTCGAGATGGCCATCTCGATGATGACAGGATGTTTTGATCCTCATTCAACTTACTTTGGCCCTAAGAGCATGGAAGAATTCGAGATCATGATGAAGCTTTCATTGAACGGTATCGGCGCCACTCTTACCAACAGCGACGGTTACACGAAAGTGGTTCGTATTATTTCTGGTGGTCCCGCAGATAAAGCCAAGCAATTGAAAAAAGGCGACCGAATCATTGAAGTTCAGCAAGCGGGTGAAGAGCCAGTGAATGTCATTGATATGCCACTTTCAAAAACAATTAGCATGATTCGTGGGCCTAAAGGCAAAGTCGTCACACTCCATGTTTTACGTGGGGGCATTAATGGTGTTCGTCATGTCTTGAGCATTAAACGCGATAAGATTGATATCTCAGAATCTGCCGCAGCAAGAAGTAAGTTATTCGAATTAGAAAGAGATGGAGCCATGCAAAAAGTTGGCGTCATTTATCTTCCTTCTTTTTACTTTCACCCCCAATCAAAGAAGAGTTGTGCGAACGACGTGAAAGCTGAAGTTCTAAAGTTAAAAGAACAGGGTATGCAATCACTTGTTTTTGACTTGCGTGACAATGGTGGTGGTAGCTTGAGTGAAGTGATCAAGATGACGGGCTTCTTTATCAAAGAAGGTCCGGTAGTTCAAGTGAAAGATTATCGCGGTGAAATTGATGTTCAGAAAGACCGTTCAGATGATGTGGTTTACGGTGGACCTCTTACAGTTTTAGTGAATCAACACTCGGCTTCAGCCTCTGAAATCTTTGCTGCGGCTATCCAAGACTATGAGCGTGGTGTTGTCATTGGCAGTGCTGATCGAACTCACGGTAAAGGCACAGTTCAACAAGTCTATGACTTAGAGCGAATTCAGCAAATGAAAGAATTAGCTAAGAATGGTTTTAAACCTGGCGAACTCAAATTTACGATTGCTAAATTCTACCGCATCAATGGTGGTTCAACTCAGAAAATGGGTGTAATCCCAGACATTATCCTCCCTCACTTCTACGATAAAGAAAATGGTGGTGAAGCCTCCTTACGTCACTCATTAAAGTACGACACAATTCCTAGAGCACGCGTAAATAAAGAAGTTTCTGTGAATTCAGCTTTAGATAAATTAAGAAATAATTCAGATAAACGCGTCGGGAAAAGTGATGATTTTGCAGAGCTTCAAAAAGAACTTGATTACTACAGAGATCGTTATGAAGATAAAGAGATTTCTCTCAATCAAGATGAGCGAATTTCTGAATTCAAAATGCATTATCAAAGAAGCCAAGACCGTAAAGAAGTACTACGTCGTATTTCGGGCCGTAAGCCAAAAGCTGAGGAAGAAGAGGATGACGAAGTTGAAGGTCTAGGTGCTTTCTCTCAAGATGGACGTGAAGAAGTTCTCTTGGATGTCTACTTAAAAGAGGCGGTCGAAATCTCAATAGATCTTCAGATTATGGCTCAAGATAAAAATTCTAACTTGGTGATTCGTTAA
- a CDS encoding histidine phosphatase family protein: MQVHLFRHFAHQGKAGAFYGSTNLELKNKTHLAITLKQGTKVFSSPLLRCTQSLDRLQLNSELNLQEAKEVDFGSWEGLTYAEIEKEFPIEVKAWQENENFHFPQGEKIKDFQKRIEHLAKFIATQKEDVFLMTHGGVIRHLICHYLGISYDKSLAFQVDTGSLSSIELFSGGLGVLKALNLKEVESWQALLS; this comes from the coding sequence ATGCAAGTTCACCTTTTTCGCCACTTTGCTCATCAAGGCAAAGCTGGCGCTTTTTATGGTAGTACCAATCTCGAGCTCAAAAATAAGACTCACCTAGCAATTACTCTTAAGCAGGGCACGAAAGTATTTTCGAGCCCTCTTTTGCGATGTACGCAAAGTTTAGATCGTTTGCAGCTCAATAGTGAACTTAATTTGCAAGAAGCTAAGGAAGTGGATTTTGGCTCTTGGGAAGGACTCACTTACGCAGAAATAGAGAAAGAGTTCCCAATAGAAGTAAAAGCTTGGCAAGAAAACGAGAACTTTCATTTTCCTCAGGGCGAAAAAATCAAAGACTTTCAGAAGCGAATTGAGCATTTGGCTAAATTCATCGCGACACAAAAAGAAGATGTTTTTTTGATGACTCACGGCGGAGTGATACGTCACTTAATTTGCCATTACTTAGGGATAAGCTACGATAAGAGCTTGGCATTTCAGGTCGATACAGGATCGCTTTCATCCATCGAGCTATTCTCAGGTGGCCTAGGTGTTTTAAAGGCTTTAAATCTAAAAGAAGTGGAATCATGGCAAGCATTACTTTCATAA
- the cobU gene encoding bifunctional adenosylcobinamide kinase/adenosylcobinamide-phosphate guanylyltransferase, with translation MASITFITGGCRSGKSSKAEELCLNSPPPHHYLATATAFDGEMSKRIEAHKIQRAAAHWNNVEEPLEILEKIKDFKEGSVLLECVTLWISNLMWQSEQDNAEINESLIIEKTEALIEAMKVSPCHFFIVSNETGLGIMPMNAQARLFGDLAGRCNQLLAKAADRAIFMVSGLPMELKNV, from the coding sequence ATGGCAAGCATTACTTTCATAACAGGCGGTTGCCGATCAGGAAAAAGTTCAAAAGCAGAGGAACTCTGTTTAAATTCACCACCTCCTCATCACTACCTCGCCACGGCTACCGCATTTGATGGTGAAATGAGCAAGCGTATCGAAGCTCATAAAATCCAAAGAGCTGCTGCCCATTGGAATAATGTTGAAGAGCCTTTAGAGATTTTAGAAAAGATTAAAGATTTTAAAGAAGGCAGTGTGCTACTCGAATGTGTGACTTTGTGGATTAGTAATTTGATGTGGCAGTCCGAACAAGATAATGCTGAAATTAATGAAAGCCTTATCATAGAGAAAACCGAAGCGCTTATTGAAGCGATGAAAGTGAGTCCTTGTCATTTCTTTATCGTCTCTAATGAAACTGGCTTAGGGATCATGCCGATGAATGCTCAAGCACGTTTATTCGGTGACTTGGCAGGGCGTTGTAATCAGCTTTTGGCGAAGGCCGCAGATCGTGCGATTTTTATGGTGAGTGGTCTGCCGATGGAACTTAAAAATGTTTAA
- the cobT gene encoding nicotinate-nucleotide--dimethylbenzimidazole phosphoribosyltransferase yields MFKVPRIDRVDQSFATKAKNKLDSLAIPQGALGDLGALAETLMTFQKSLTPSFKKRELFLCAADHGIAVKGVSQYPQITDKILTCASYQGAVINALCKTHDCHLFLIDCGLINDVKQSSLSIISQVLDNGTKDFSVEAAMSSTQCEKALNNGIYLATQSEAQLILLGEMGIGNTSSAAAMFAKLYNLEAEQCVGAGTGLDKEGIKHKAQIIQQGLDRFSIEELEGEEKAFEILRQLGGFELATLVGICLGAAQQGKLILLDGFLSAVVALIAKEFNPAVLDYMLASHVSHEQAHKHALELLGKQALLDLKMRLGEGSGAVLALPLIDSVCAILESTMTLDEALSV; encoded by the coding sequence ATGTTTAAAGTCCCCCGTATTGACCGAGTCGATCAAAGTTTTGCGACAAAAGCAAAGAATAAACTCGATTCATTAGCTATTCCTCAAGGTGCACTCGGTGACTTGGGGGCTTTAGCTGAGACATTAATGACTTTCCAAAAATCACTCACACCCAGTTTTAAGAAGCGCGAACTCTTCCTTTGTGCAGCGGACCATGGCATTGCAGTAAAAGGAGTGAGTCAATACCCACAAATCACAGATAAAATTTTAACTTGTGCGAGTTATCAAGGAGCAGTGATTAATGCACTTTGCAAAACTCACGATTGTCATTTATTTCTTATTGACTGCGGCTTGATTAATGATGTTAAACAGAGCTCTTTATCCATAATTAGCCAAGTACTTGATAATGGGACTAAAGATTTTTCGGTAGAAGCGGCCATGAGCTCCACGCAGTGCGAAAAGGCACTTAATAACGGGATTTACTTAGCCACTCAGAGTGAGGCGCAATTAATTCTTTTAGGAGAAATGGGCATCGGCAATACCAGTTCAGCCGCTGCGATGTTCGCAAAGCTTTACAATTTAGAAGCTGAGCAATGCGTTGGAGCTGGAACGGGCTTAGATAAAGAAGGTATAAAACATAAAGCGCAAATCATTCAGCAGGGCTTAGATCGCTTCTCTATCGAAGAGCTCGAAGGAGAAGAAAAGGCTTTTGAAATCCTAAGGCAATTGGGCGGTTTTGAACTCGCCACACTCGTGGGCATTTGTCTAGGTGCCGCTCAACAAGGTAAGCTAATCCTACTTGATGGTTTCTTATCAGCAGTGGTTGCGCTTATCGCAAAAGAATTTAATCCCGCAGTTCTCGACTATATGCTCGCGAGTCATGTCAGTCACGAACAAGCTCATAAACATGCTTTAGAACTTCTGGGTAAACAAGCTCTCCTAGACTTGAAAATGCGTTTAGGAGAGGGCAGTGGTGCCGTTTTAGCTTTACCCTTAATTGATAGTGTTTGTGCTATACTTGAGAGCACCATGACGCTAGATGAGGCACTCAGTGTTTAA
- the cobS gene encoding adenosylcobinamide-GDP ribazoletransferase yields the protein MFKSFLMALSTLTIFPIPYKLYENGDTKQSAHFFPIIGLLVGLVLALVASAIHGLFSPQFNALLILFLSVAVSRAFHLDGFADCADAFWSSRHQEKKLEIMKDSRIGVMGVLALIFLLGAKYIYLERLMHLDISVVFVTVFSMVLAGRCSMNFHMWLIKPKDSGLGKAFWNAKSAFTALIVLALGLFCTLPLISAFSLLIIILLSSVLWCMYVKKNIGCGTGDTLGASCEISELLVLLASFEFLPLILKLVGNQ from the coding sequence GTGTTTAAAAGTTTTTTAATGGCCTTGTCGACCTTAACGATTTTTCCTATCCCCTATAAACTCTATGAAAATGGCGATACTAAGCAGAGTGCACATTTTTTTCCTATCATTGGCTTACTTGTGGGGCTTGTTTTAGCTTTAGTTGCCTCCGCTATTCATGGCTTATTTAGCCCACAGTTTAATGCTTTACTCATCCTCTTTTTATCAGTCGCTGTATCAAGAGCGTTTCATCTAGATGGTTTTGCGGATTGCGCAGATGCCTTTTGGTCGAGTCGTCATCAGGAAAAGAAACTGGAGATCATGAAGGATAGCCGAATCGGAGTCATGGGTGTCTTAGCACTCATTTTCCTTTTAGGGGCTAAATACATCTATTTAGAACGCCTTATGCATTTGGATATAAGCGTGGTCTTTGTCACAGTTTTTTCGATGGTTTTAGCAGGTCGCTGCTCGATGAATTTCCACATGTGGCTTATTAAGCCAAAAGACTCCGGTTTAGGCAAGGCCTTTTGGAATGCTAAGTCAGCCTTCACGGCTTTAATTGTTTTGGCACTCGGCTTGTTTTGTACCCTTCCATTAATTTCTGCTTTTAGTTTATTAATCATAATCTTGTTGAGTAGCGTCTTATGGTGTATGTACGTCAAAAAAAATATTGGCTGTGGGACTGGTGATACACTTGGCGCATCTTGCGAAATATCCGAGCTACTAGTTTTGCTGGCTAGTTTCGAATTCCTTCCACTCATTCTCAAATTAGTAGGTAATCAATGA
- a CDS encoding M28 family peptidase, which produces MKFLRSLFMRLMKSIISIIVLLLMSLAGIWCFLHKPWLEAADKQVPQVKVDPERMKEIVKLFSVRFHPRSYRDHVALLATGKTIQRRFETTKGKVEMQKFSVNIPDKGETVSKEYFNVSCLFGEGKGPLIIIGAHYDSHDMTPGADDNASGLAGLLELAYLLDAEKKLNCEIELVAYSLEEPPFFATDDMGSAHHANKLEKEGVEVRAVLILEMIGYFTEEANSQDYPTPLFKLLYPSVGNFIAIVGKLDQGKFTGEVKSAFMSVQGLGVQSINAPVEIPGIDFSDHRNYWAKGHQAVMITDTAFYRNKAYHTENDTWDRLNYEKMALVVEGTFNAVMKLSKKEPKVELNKEVKETPTKE; this is translated from the coding sequence ATGAAGTTTTTAAGATCACTTTTTATGCGTTTGATGAAATCAATTATTAGTATCATTGTTCTTCTGCTTATGTCTTTAGCAGGTATTTGGTGCTTTTTACATAAGCCCTGGCTCGAAGCTGCCGACAAGCAAGTGCCTCAAGTTAAAGTTGACCCAGAGCGCATGAAAGAAATTGTTAAACTTTTTTCAGTGCGTTTTCACCCTCGATCCTATCGAGATCACGTTGCCTTACTTGCAACGGGCAAGACAATCCAAAGGCGTTTTGAAACGACTAAAGGTAAAGTTGAGATGCAGAAGTTTTCTGTCAATATTCCAGACAAGGGAGAAACGGTTTCTAAAGAATACTTCAATGTTTCTTGTCTTTTTGGTGAAGGAAAAGGCCCGCTCATCATTATTGGGGCTCATTACGACTCACACGACATGACACCTGGTGCCGATGATAATGCTTCAGGCCTTGCAGGCTTATTAGAACTTGCTTATTTATTGGATGCCGAGAAAAAACTCAACTGTGAAATTGAACTGGTAGCTTACAGCTTGGAAGAACCTCCTTTTTTTGCGACAGATGATATGGGCAGTGCCCATCATGCCAATAAACTCGAAAAAGAAGGTGTAGAAGTGCGTGCTGTCTTGATCTTAGAGATGATTGGTTATTTTACTGAAGAAGCCAACTCTCAAGATTATCCTACGCCTTTGTTTAAATTGCTTTACCCAAGTGTGGGCAATTTTATTGCTATAGTGGGCAAACTAGATCAAGGTAAATTCACCGGTGAAGTGAAGTCGGCCTTTATGTCGGTGCAAGGTTTAGGCGTACAATCTATAAATGCACCCGTTGAAATTCCTGGGATAGATTTTTCGGATCACCGCAATTACTGGGCCAAAGGTCATCAGGCAGTGATGATTACAGATACTGCCTTTTATCGTAATAAGGCTTATCATACTGAAAATGATACCTGGGATCGTCTCAACTATGAAAAAATGGCTCTAGTAGTCGAGGGTACTTTTAATGCGGTTATGAAACTCTCCAAGAAAGAGCCAAAAGTAGAGCTTAATAAGGAAGTGAAAGAAACTCCCACAAAAGAATAA
- a CDS encoding chalcone isomerase family protein: MNRFMILIFLSSLVIANEVPNFDQFRVYKNKPYKYFFFKIYDLKILTKNSQKVDYKQDHIFQYTYNRNVDNDDLIKTTMQEWERLQLCKEEHAIKWAEQLKKIWPNIKKDDELMAFFSKDSTHFFHNKKFIGEIKGRIFARTFFQIWLDPNSRMTELHED, translated from the coding sequence ATGAATAGATTTATGATATTAATATTTTTATCGAGTTTAGTTATAGCCAATGAAGTTCCTAACTTTGATCAGTTTAGAGTCTATAAAAATAAGCCCTATAAATATTTCTTTTTTAAAATCTATGATCTCAAAATACTCACTAAAAATTCTCAAAAAGTCGATTATAAACAAGATCATATATTTCAATACACTTACAATCGTAATGTTGATAATGATGATTTAATAAAAACAACAATGCAAGAATGGGAACGCTTACAGCTTTGCAAAGAAGAGCATGCTATAAAGTGGGCTGAACAATTAAAAAAAATTTGGCCCAATATAAAAAAAGACGATGAACTTATGGCCTTCTTCTCCAAGGACTCAACCCATTTTTTTCATAACAAAAAATTCATCGGCGAAATTAAAGGACGTATTTTTGCAAGAACTTTTTTTCAGATTTGGCTAGATCCTAATAGTCGAATGACTGAGCTGCACGAAGATTAA
- a CDS encoding DUF2878 domain-containing protein — protein MKKFEYILNGIFYQITWFLCIFYPDRFYAFIAAFLTVGLHLSFKSEKLRELIIILIAGICGYSMDQLMDYINILNTSAKSNSSLYLAIIWFVFACTLRSSFSFIFKTYVRAISLGVLAPASYFFAQKIGVVKYSEPIIYSIAIHMFTYVSLMTFFYRMNMKIGADHE, from the coding sequence ATGAAAAAATTTGAATACATACTTAACGGCATTTTTTATCAAATAACTTGGTTTCTTTGTATATTTTACCCAGATAGATTTTATGCTTTCATTGCTGCCTTTTTAACAGTTGGCTTACATCTATCGTTCAAAAGCGAAAAATTACGAGAGTTAATTATTATTCTCATAGCTGGTATTTGCGGGTATTCTATGGATCAATTAATGGACTATATTAATATTCTTAATACATCCGCAAAAAGTAACTCTAGTTTATATCTTGCTATAATCTGGTTTGTTTTTGCTTGTACTTTAAGATCATCTTTCTCATTTATTTTTAAAACTTATGTACGCGCAATAAGTTTGGGTGTACTCGCACCTGCATCATATTTTTTCGCTCAGAAAATAGGCGTTGTTAAATACTCAGAACCAATTATATATTCAATAGCTATTCATATGTTTACTTATGTATCTTTGATGACTTTCTTCTATAGAATGAACATGAAAATTGGTGCTGACCATGAATAG
- a CDS encoding phosphoserine transaminase has translation MSKPAAKPACPNFSSGPCAKHPGYSVDKLTLDTLGRSHRSAVGKSTLKKAIDKSKEILGLPEDYRLGIVPASDTGAVEMFLWSALGERPVDVCFWESFGQGWMTDIVKQLKLENVTQFKAEYGELPDLSQTNPDHDIVFTWNGTTSGVRVANADWISDDRKGLTICDATSACFAMELPWEKLDVVTYSWQKVLGGEGGHGVIILSPRAVERLENFDAGRPLPKIFRMTKGGALIEGIFTGATINTPSMLAVADYVDALEWAESEGGVAGLIKRSEANAGVIADFVAKHDWIDFLAKSDDINSTTSVCLTLKLEGDQVKALIKLLADEDAAYDIGAYRDAPSGLRIWCGATVETSDLEALMPWLEWAYKEVK, from the coding sequence ATGAGTAAACCAGCAGCAAAACCAGCCTGCCCTAATTTTTCTTCCGGTCCTTGTGCTAAGCACCCCGGTTATTCTGTAGACAAACTCACTCTCGACACACTTGGTCGTTCACACCGCTCTGCAGTGGGTAAAAGCACTCTCAAAAAAGCTATTGATAAGTCAAAAGAAATCTTAGGTCTCCCTGAAGATTACCGCCTCGGTATCGTTCCGGCATCTGACACAGGTGCGGTTGAAATGTTTCTCTGGTCAGCTCTCGGTGAGCGTCCAGTAGACGTATGTTTCTGGGAATCATTTGGTCAAGGTTGGATGACTGACATCGTTAAACAACTCAAACTCGAAAACGTGACTCAGTTCAAAGCTGAATACGGTGAGCTTCCTGACCTCTCACAAACTAATCCTGATCACGACATTGTTTTCACATGGAATGGTACAACTTCTGGCGTTCGCGTTGCTAACGCTGACTGGATTTCTGACGATCGCAAAGGTTTGACTATTTGTGATGCGACTTCTGCGTGTTTTGCAATGGAATTACCTTGGGAAAAACTCGACGTTGTCACTTACTCTTGGCAGAAAGTACTCGGTGGTGAAGGCGGTCACGGTGTGATCATCTTGAGCCCACGTGCTGTTGAGCGTCTCGAAAACTTCGACGCGGGTCGTCCACTTCCAAAAATCTTCCGCATGACCAAAGGTGGTGCACTCATCGAAGGTATTTTCACGGGTGCAACGATCAATACTCCTTCTATGCTTGCTGTAGCGGACTACGTTGATGCTCTTGAATGGGCTGAAAGCGAAGGCGGCGTTGCTGGTCTGATTAAACGTTCTGAAGCTAACGCAGGGGTTATTGCTGATTTTGTTGCTAAGCATGACTGGATTGATTTCCTAGCTAAATCTGACGACATCAACTCCACAACTTCAGTTTGCTTGACTCTTAAGCTCGAAGGTGATCAAGTCAAAGCACTCATTAAGCTTCTCGCTGACGAAGATGCTGCTTACGATATCGGCGCTTACCGCGATGCTCCATCAGGCCTTCGTATCTGGTGTGGAGCGACAGTTGAAACATCTGACCTCGAAGCTCTCATGCCTTGGTTAGAATGGGCTTACAAGGAAGTTAAGTAA
- a CDS encoding NifU family protein: MIFVTHMETTPNPNALKYVLNETILEDGICQFSAAEEATDDLARACFAVEGVVSIFYRDNYITITKNDSADWFEIEMTIKDEINNRVEAIEFKAQAVPEINFGEKQTLVFEIDDILDETIRPGLAMDGGGVDIIDLSDEMVLSVRYQGACGSCPSSTTGTLMAIENILQEQFDPRITVQIANHTY, from the coding sequence ATGATTTTTGTCACCCACATGGAAACAACGCCGAATCCCAATGCCTTGAAGTACGTTTTAAACGAAACCATACTCGAAGATGGTATCTGTCAATTCTCCGCAGCAGAAGAAGCTACAGACGATTTAGCTCGCGCTTGTTTTGCTGTTGAAGGTGTCGTGAGCATCTTTTACCGCGACAATTACATCACGATTACTAAGAACGATTCAGCCGACTGGTTTGAAATCGAGATGACGATCAAGGACGAAATCAATAATCGCGTCGAAGCGATTGAATTCAAAGCTCAAGCCGTTCCGGAAATCAACTTCGGTGAAAAACAAACTTTGGTTTTTGAAATCGACGACATTTTAGATGAGACTATCCGTCCAGGTTTAGCCATGGATGGCGGTGGTGTCGATATCATTGATCTCTCTGACGAAATGGTTCTCAGCGTTCGTTATCAAGGTGCTTGTGGCTCTTGCCCTAGCTCAACGACTGGCACACTTATGGCCATCGAAAATATTCTTCAAGAACAGTTCGATCCTCGTATCACAGTTCAAATTGCAAATCATACATATTAA
- a CDS encoding DMT family transporter, producing the protein MKYILMLCIGLIWGSQFLLNDMILKSFSPLGLAALRMFFGFITLSVLIFILPKERKKKVKLDKKLLVLFIALGATDAAIPFYLIGYGQTQLDSAVVAIILGIIPVFTAILQNLVGKGKKSGKWEYVGMAVAFVGLYILIDPSADSFSGSFSGYAAILGAAFCFAWAFMFMDRIPSRISALHASRFILMIYSIPFLAYWLYVEGFQLPTDTQAWLSLFILGMFASGIVYLFYIQSVRIAGPTFTSFSNYLVPLIGTFLGVIFLKEDFTINIAMALVLTILGLIICNRKS; encoded by the coding sequence ATGAAATATATTTTAATGCTATGCATCGGCTTGATTTGGGGGTCTCAATTCTTGCTGAATGATATGATTCTCAAGTCATTCTCGCCTCTTGGTCTCGCAGCCTTACGCATGTTTTTTGGTTTCATTACCCTGAGTGTTTTAATTTTTATTCTTCCCAAAGAACGCAAGAAAAAAGTTAAGTTAGATAAAAAACTCCTCGTGCTTTTCATTGCCTTAGGGGCCACAGATGCCGCCATCCCCTTCTACCTTATTGGCTATGGTCAAACACAATTAGATTCTGCAGTGGTGGCAATTATCCTGGGCATCATTCCGGTTTTTACCGCTATTTTGCAAAACTTAGTCGGCAAAGGCAAGAAGTCAGGAAAATGGGAATACGTCGGTATGGCCGTCGCCTTTGTTGGGCTCTATATCTTGATCGATCCGAGTGCTGACAGCTTTTCGGGTTCTTTCTCGGGCTATGCTGCGATTCTAGGCGCGGCCTTTTGTTTTGCTTGGGCATTTATGTTCATGGATCGTATCCCCAGTCGCATTTCCGCCCTGCACGCTTCGCGTTTTATTTTAATGATTTATTCGATTCCCTTTTTAGCTTACTGGCTTTATGTGGAAGGTTTTCAACTACCCACAGATACACAAGCTTGGCTAAGTTTATTTATTTTAGGCATGTTTGCTTCGGGAATTGTCTACCTCTTTTACATTCAGTCCGTTAGAATTGCAGGCCCCACCTTTACTTCATTCAGCAATTACTTAGTTCCTTTAATAGGAACTTTTCTAGGTGTCATTTTCCTCAAAGAAGATTTCACAATCAATATTGCTATGGCTTTAGTGCTGACGATTTTAGGTTTAATCATTTGTAATCGAAAGTCCTAG